Below is a window of Candidatus Saccharimonadia bacterium DNA.
GCCTAACGAATGAAAGGGACTTCCCCGTCCCGAGGTGTCCGCGCTAGAGCGGAGTACGGCAACGAAGTGCCACGATGGGAAGTGCGAAGTCTCATCAACTCACTTCAGAAGGGGAAGTCCATGAGCATTGTCTTCGTTGGCATCGATCTGGCCAAGAACGTCTTTGCGGTACACGGTGTTGGTGAGGCGGGCAAGCCTGCGCTGGTACGACCCGCCGTGCCGCGCGCCCGGCTGCACGAGCTGATCGCCTCGCTGGCGCCGTGCACGGTGGCGATGGAGGCGTGCACCGGCGCACACCACTGGGCACGGCTGTTTGCGGCCCACGGTCACACCGTGCGGTTGATCGCCCCGAAGTTCGTCGCGCCGTACCGCATGAGCGGGACTCGTGGCAAGACCGACGCCGCCGACGCGGCAGCGATCTGCGAGGCCGTGCAGCGGCCCAACATGCGCTTCGTGCCGATCAAGAGCGAACAGCAGCAGAGCCAACTCATGGTGCACCGCGCCCGCCAGGGCTACGTGCAGGCGCGCACCGCGTGCATCAACCGCATCCGCGGTCTGCTGGCGGAGTTCGGCCACGTGCTGGCGCTGAAGGCCGACACGGTGCGCCGCCAAGCCGGCGCCTTGCTGGAGGACCTACCGGGCTGGGCCAACACCGTGATCGGCGATCTGCTCAGCGAGCTGCACCGGTTGGACGAGCGCATCGCCCAGTACGACCGCCACGTCGCGCAGATTGCGCGCGAGGACCAGCGGGCCCAGCGGCTGATGGCCCTGCCCGGCATCGGCAGCACCACCGCCACTGCCGTTGTTGCGATGATCGGCAACGGCCATGAGTTCAACTGCGGCCGGCAGTTCGCGGCCTGGCTGGGCTTGACGCCGGGGCAGTACAGCTCTGGCGGCAAGACTCGACTGGGGCGCATCACCAAGGCCGGCGACGGCTACTTGAGAAGCCTGCTGATTCTGGGAGCCCGTGCAGTGCTGGCGCGAGCCAAGGCCAGCAGCGATGGCATCAGCAGCTGGGCGCTGGCGCTGCAGCAACGCCGCGGCTACTGGAAGGCCGTGGTGGCTGTGGCGGCGAAGAACGCGCGCCTGGCCTGGGCGGTGCTGCGCAGTGGCGAGGCATTCAAGATGCCGGCGTAGCCGATCCCATCGGCCGACCGAGCAAACCGACTTCACCGCGTGAACACGAAGCGTTGATGAGCAAAGGTTGG
It encodes the following:
- a CDS encoding IS110 family transposase; its protein translation is MSIVFVGIDLAKNVFAVHGVGEAGKPALVRPAVPRARLHELIASLAPCTVAMEACTGAHHWARLFAAHGHTVRLIAPKFVAPYRMSGTRGKTDAADAAAICEAVQRPNMRFVPIKSEQQQSQLMVHRARQGYVQARTACINRIRGLLAEFGHVLALKADTVRRQAGALLEDLPGWANTVIGDLLSELHRLDERIAQYDRHVAQIAREDQRAQRLMALPGIGSTTATAVVAMIGNGHEFNCGRQFAAWLGLTPGQYSSGGKTRLGRITKAGDGYLRSLLILGARAVLARAKASSDGISSWALALQQRRGYWKAVVAVAAKNARLAWAVLRSGEAFKMPA